The Azotosporobacter soli genome contains a region encoding:
- a CDS encoding sigma-54 interaction domain-containing protein — MTRLQGVQIATQQIAEAISSVLGMDVTIVDETMVRIAGTGCHQNTIGQDITGNNVYSQVLSGGNEYLISDVSTSHACENCGRRDSCAELAQLCCPVLLGQETIGVIGLVAFSAKQQRELAEQGPQLLVFMRKMAELVAAKVLESEAMQRTLLLKNQMETVLNFVAEGIVAVDHQARIINLNYAAEKLLKVKATEVIGFHISEVFPGTPVEEVLRDGNGFVDREVKLWQRGKQHHYFISAKPMLQGVVVQGVVASFRLAGAQVGPAPSTSPVEFEDIIGTSRALHQVLDEAKQAASGTSTILIGGESGTGKEVLAKAIHFASERRMGPFVAVNCAAIPETLLESELFGYEEGAFTGARRGGKPGKFQMANGGTLFLDEIGDMPVALQVKLLRVLQDKLVERVGSLQAIAVNVRILAASNRDLSAMVSEGRFREDLFYRLHVISLHLPALRQRKEDVPLLAQHFLQQQAQAYAKDLQGFDAAAMECLTEYEWPGNVRELENAVECAVVKASGGTVVAADLPNRLRSARETAPEKKRLAAALASFGSDVDGKRQAALSMGISLATLYRKMKKYGLE; from the coding sequence ATGACTAGACTGCAAGGCGTGCAAATTGCCACGCAACAAATCGCCGAGGCGATATCGAGTGTCTTGGGCATGGATGTCACGATTGTGGATGAAACGATGGTTCGCATCGCCGGTACCGGCTGCCACCAAAATACAATCGGTCAGGATATAACGGGAAACAATGTCTATAGCCAGGTGCTGAGCGGCGGCAATGAATATTTGATCAGCGACGTCAGTACGAGCCATGCCTGCGAAAACTGCGGACGGCGTGACAGTTGCGCCGAGTTGGCGCAGCTGTGTTGTCCGGTCTTACTGGGCCAAGAGACCATCGGCGTTATCGGTTTGGTCGCTTTTTCCGCAAAACAGCAGCGTGAGTTAGCGGAGCAGGGGCCGCAGCTTTTGGTCTTCATGCGAAAAATGGCGGAACTGGTGGCTGCGAAAGTTTTGGAAAGCGAAGCGATGCAGCGGACGTTGCTGCTTAAAAACCAGATGGAGACCGTTTTGAATTTTGTTGCAGAAGGAATTGTTGCGGTCGATCATCAGGCGAGGATCATCAATCTTAATTATGCGGCGGAAAAGCTGCTCAAGGTGAAGGCGACGGAGGTGATCGGCTTTCATATCAGCGAGGTTTTTCCCGGTACGCCGGTGGAAGAGGTTCTGCGTGACGGCAATGGCTTTGTTGACCGGGAAGTAAAACTGTGGCAGCGCGGCAAGCAGCACCATTATTTCATCAGTGCGAAACCGATGCTGCAGGGCGTCGTCGTTCAAGGCGTGGTAGCCAGCTTTCGCCTGGCCGGAGCGCAGGTCGGGCCGGCGCCGAGCACGTCTCCGGTCGAGTTCGAAGATATCATCGGTACGAGCCGGGCGCTGCACCAGGTCTTGGATGAGGCGAAACAGGCTGCGAGCGGAACATCGACGATTCTGATCGGCGGCGAAAGCGGTACCGGAAAAGAGGTGTTGGCGAAAGCGATCCATTTTGCCAGTGAGCGCAGAATGGGGCCGTTTGTCGCTGTCAATTGCGCGGCCATTCCCGAAACGCTGCTTGAAAGTGAACTGTTCGGTTATGAGGAGGGCGCGTTCACCGGAGCGCGCCGCGGCGGCAAACCGGGAAAATTCCAGATGGCGAACGGCGGTACGCTGTTTCTCGACGAAATTGGCGACATGCCTGTCGCGCTGCAGGTGAAGCTGCTTCGCGTTCTACAGGACAAGCTGGTGGAACGGGTTGGCTCGCTACAGGCGATAGCGGTAAATGTCAGAATCTTGGCAGCCAGTAACCGTGATTTAAGTGCAATGGTAAGCGAGGGGCGTTTTCGCGAAGACCTTTTTTACCGCCTGCATGTAATCAGTTTGCATCTGCCTGCGCTAAGGCAGCGCAAGGAAGATGTGCCTTTGTTGGCGCAGCATTTCCTGCAGCAGCAGGCGCAAGCATACGCCAAAGATTTGCAGGGCTTTGATGCGGCGGCTATGGAATGTCTGACGGAATATGAATGGCCGGGCAATGTGCGGGAACTTGAGAATGCGGTGGAATGCGCGGTCGTCAAAGCGTCGGGCGGGACGGTGGTTGCGGCCGATTTGCCGAACCGTCTGCGCAGCGCGCGGGAAACCGCGCCGGAAAAAAAGCGTTTGGCGGCGGCGCTGGCCTCTTTCGGCAGCGATGTTGACGGCAAGCGGCAAGCTGCGTTGAGCATGGGCATCAGTCTGGCGACGCTATATCGGAAAATGAAAAAGTATGGTTTGGAGTAA
- the ald gene encoding alanine dehydrogenase: MIIGVAKEIKNNENRVGLTPAGVEALCKAGHSVMVEKEAGLGSGFSDESYQKAGAVIMADKQAMFDKSEMIIKVKEPIASEYGMFHEGQILYTYLHLAPEPALTKALLEKKVVGIAYETIEGANHSLPLLSPMSEVAGRMSVQIGAQFLEKPWGGKGILLGGVPGVDAAQVVIVGGGIVGTNAAKMALGMGARVTIIDRSIDRLRYLDDIFAGRVVTVMSNSYNIARWAKKADLLVGAVLLPGAKAPKLVTEEMVKSMEPGSVIVDVAIDQGGSVETIDRVTTHSEPTYTKYGVVHYSVANMPGAVARTSTMALTNVTLDYALQIANKGWKKALQENAGLAKGLNVVDGKITYKAVAEGLKQDFTPVEKILG; the protein is encoded by the coding sequence ATGATTATTGGTGTAGCAAAAGAGATCAAAAACAATGAAAATCGGGTAGGTCTGACTCCAGCAGGTGTTGAAGCACTTTGTAAAGCCGGTCATTCGGTTATGGTGGAAAAAGAAGCCGGTTTGGGCAGTGGATTCTCTGATGAAAGCTATCAAAAAGCCGGTGCGGTTATCATGGCTGACAAACAGGCTATGTTTGATAAATCGGAAATGATCATTAAAGTAAAAGAACCGATTGCATCTGAATATGGCATGTTCCATGAAGGCCAAATCCTCTATACTTATTTGCATTTAGCTCCGGAACCTGCGCTGACGAAAGCGTTGTTGGAGAAAAAGGTTGTCGGTATTGCATATGAAACGATTGAAGGCGCAAACCACTCGCTGCCGCTCTTGTCCCCGATGAGCGAAGTGGCTGGTCGGATGTCGGTACAAATCGGCGCTCAATTCCTGGAAAAACCTTGGGGCGGCAAAGGCATTCTGCTGGGCGGCGTTCCTGGCGTTGATGCAGCGCAAGTCGTTATCGTCGGCGGCGGCATCGTAGGCACCAATGCTGCAAAAATGGCGTTGGGCATGGGCGCACGCGTTACGATCATCGATCGTTCCATCGATCGTCTGCGTTATTTGGATGATATTTTCGCCGGTCGTGTAGTGACTGTAATGTCGAACAGCTATAACATTGCCCGTTGGGCTAAAAAAGCCGACCTGCTCGTCGGCGCAGTACTGTTGCCGGGTGCAAAAGCGCCTAAACTGGTGACGGAAGAAATGGTAAAAAGCATGGAACCTGGTTCGGTAATCGTCGACGTTGCCATCGACCAAGGCGGTTCGGTAGAAACGATCGACCGCGTTACCACGCATAGCGAACCTACTTACACTAAATACGGCGTTGTGCACTATTCCGTAGCGAATATGCCGGGCGCAGTAGCCAGAACCTCTACGATGGCATTGACGAATGTGACGCTTGACTATGCGCTGCAAATTGCCAATAAAGGCTGGAAAAAAGCGCTGCAGGAAAATGCCGGTCTGGCAAAAGGCCTGAACGTTGTAGATGGAAAAATCACCTACAAAGCAGTCGCAGAAGGTCTGAAACAAGACTTTACTCCGGTGGAAAAAATCCTCGGCTAA
- a CDS encoding sigma 54-interacting transcriptional regulator: MRFKIPNLDRVGLVLDISQALAERKINILSMEVELRTMYLEIVPLSNIAYQELVDHLKSISGILEVHPIDLMPHQERAEQLKAVLTSVSDGILAIAHDGCVTQYNPAAEQILHIPPSEMLGRPLTDVLPDNPLLLETLYHGKTFNNREFFQKDPQSHYLISSRPVTDQSGKTIGAVAILKDIRDVRDLVQKMASQMPFTFSEILHVSHRMKQVVALAKAYARGGSTVLIRGETGTGKELFARALHAASSRSDEIFIPVNCAAIPDTLLESELFGYEEGAFTGASKGGKQGLFELANGGTLFLDEIGEISGPLQAKLLRVLQDKKVRRIGGSREISVDVRILAATNRNLEDMIANDRFREDLYYRLNVIPLYLPALRERREDIPLLAQYFLQRFTARLNKQVDAISEAALHTLEHYHWPGNIRELENVIERAVNIVDGSVLLSEHILLYREGTNTPPPTASRQRKLSEVMADTEREVLRQAQRQYRTSRQLGQALGLSHTAVLNKLRKHGLQQPEQ, from the coding sequence ATGCGTTTCAAAATACCTAACCTGGATCGAGTCGGGTTGGTACTCGATATTTCGCAGGCTCTGGCCGAACGAAAGATCAACATCCTCTCCATGGAAGTCGAATTGCGTACCATGTACCTGGAAATCGTTCCTCTTTCAAACATCGCTTATCAGGAACTGGTCGATCATTTGAAAAGCATCAGCGGCATCTTAGAAGTGCATCCGATTGATTTAATGCCGCATCAGGAACGTGCAGAACAGCTTAAAGCGGTTCTGACTTCGGTCAGCGACGGAATCCTCGCCATTGCGCACGACGGTTGCGTAACGCAATATAACCCTGCAGCGGAACAAATTCTGCACATTCCGCCTTCCGAAATGCTTGGCCGTCCTTTGACGGATGTCCTGCCGGACAATCCTCTCTTACTTGAAACGCTGTATCATGGCAAAACTTTCAACAACCGTGAGTTTTTCCAAAAAGATCCGCAAAGCCACTATCTGATCAGCAGCCGCCCCGTGACTGACCAAAGCGGCAAGACCATCGGCGCCGTCGCAATCTTAAAAGATATCCGAGATGTCCGCGATCTGGTGCAGAAAATGGCAAGTCAGATGCCGTTTACCTTCTCCGAAATTTTGCATGTCAGCCATCGCATGAAACAAGTCGTCGCACTTGCCAAAGCCTATGCCCGCGGCGGTTCCACCGTCCTGATCCGCGGTGAAACCGGTACCGGTAAAGAGCTGTTCGCCCGTGCCCTCCACGCAGCCTCCTCACGCAGCGATGAAATCTTCATACCCGTCAATTGCGCCGCCATTCCCGATACTCTATTGGAAAGCGAATTGTTCGGTTATGAGGAAGGAGCGTTTACCGGCGCCAGTAAAGGCGGCAAACAAGGTTTGTTTGAATTGGCCAACGGCGGCACGCTGTTCTTGGATGAGATCGGCGAAATTTCCGGTCCGTTGCAAGCCAAGTTGCTGCGTGTCTTACAAGATAAAAAAGTCCGACGCATCGGGGGGAGCCGTGAAATTTCGGTCGACGTTCGCATCCTGGCTGCGACCAACCGTAATCTAGAGGATATGATCGCCAATGATCGCTTCCGCGAAGATTTATACTACCGTCTAAATGTCATCCCCTTATACCTCCCCGCATTACGCGAACGGCGCGAAGATATTCCTTTATTGGCCCAATATTTTCTGCAACGTTTCACAGCCAGACTAAACAAACAGGTCGACGCGATCAGCGAAGCCGCTTTGCATACGCTTGAACATTATCATTGGCCGGGCAATATCCGTGAATTGGAGAATGTCATCGAACGTGCGGTCAATATCGTTGACGGTTCCGTACTCCTGTCCGAACACATCCTGTTGTATCGCGAAGGGACGAATACGCCGCCGCCGACAGCCTCGCGTCAGCGCAAACTAAGCGAGGTCATGGCCGATACCGAACGCGAAGTTTTGCGCCAGGCGCAGCGCCAATATCGGACGTCGCGCCAGTTAGGCCAGGCTTTAGGTCTTTCTCATACCGCCGTACTGAACAAACTGCGCAAACACGGTCTGCAGCAACCAGAGCAGTAG
- a CDS encoding glycerate kinase → MKIIVAPDSYKGSLTAVQVASAMARGIGRVYPEAQVVQMPIADGGEGTVVAMVAALGGEMVETTVQGPLGAPVVAQWGLVASGETAVIEMAAASGLPLLSSAERDPLRASSHGTGELIVAALDKGVKRIIIGLGGSATNDGGAGMAQALGAKLYDDWGKPLQPGGAALARLETVDLSALDARLAETEIWVACDVDNPLCGPQGASAVYGPQKGATSEMVAQLDAALAVYAGIMTEATGRAVAEKPGTGAAGGLGAGLLWLTNARLRPGVEMVLEVAEFEKQLLDTDWVLTGEGRTDQQTAFGKAPIGVASAAKRHAVPVALLSGGLSQGWQAVLEAGIDAAASVVPGPMRLEECLAAGEELVADGAERLCLLLALGEKLKKH, encoded by the coding sequence GTGAAGATTATCGTTGCACCCGATTCCTATAAAGGAAGTTTGACGGCTGTGCAGGTCGCGAGTGCGATGGCGCGCGGTATCGGCAGAGTGTATCCTGAGGCGCAGGTGGTTCAGATGCCGATCGCGGACGGCGGCGAAGGTACGGTCGTAGCGATGGTGGCCGCGCTGGGCGGAGAAATGGTGGAAACAACGGTACAAGGACCGCTTGGAGCGCCGGTTGTTGCGCAGTGGGGCCTTGTCGCCTCAGGCGAAACTGCTGTCATCGAGATGGCGGCAGCATCCGGTTTGCCGCTACTTAGCAGCGCAGAACGCGATCCGCTGCGCGCCAGCAGCCATGGCACTGGCGAGTTGATCGTGGCGGCCTTGGACAAAGGGGTGAAGCGGATCATCATCGGCCTTGGCGGCAGTGCGACCAATGACGGCGGCGCCGGCATGGCGCAGGCGCTGGGAGCTAAACTCTATGACGATTGGGGGAAACCATTGCAGCCGGGCGGTGCAGCGTTGGCTCGTCTGGAAACGGTGGATCTATCGGCTCTGGATGCGCGTTTGGCGGAAACGGAAATCTGGGTGGCTTGCGACGTGGATAATCCGCTTTGCGGACCACAGGGCGCTTCCGCCGTATATGGACCGCAAAAAGGCGCGACGTCGGAAATGGTCGCACAGCTCGATGCGGCGCTGGCGGTCTATGCCGGAATCATGACAGAAGCCACTGGACGAGCTGTGGCGGAAAAACCAGGCACTGGAGCGGCTGGAGGACTCGGTGCCGGACTTTTGTGGCTGACTAACGCGCGATTGCGGCCGGGCGTCGAAATGGTTCTGGAGGTTGCCGAGTTTGAAAAACAACTGCTCGATACCGACTGGGTCTTGACAGGGGAAGGGCGAACCGACCAACAGACCGCATTCGGTAAAGCTCCGATCGGCGTGGCGAGTGCGGCAAAACGGCACGCTGTGCCGGTTGCGCTGCTTTCCGGCGGTTTGAGCCAGGGGTGGCAGGCTGTTTTGGAGGCGGGCATCGATGCGGCTGCGAGCGTTGTTCCTGGACCGATGCGTCTGGAAGAATGTTTGGCAGCAGGCGAAGAGTTGGTAGCGGATGGCGCGGAGCGGCTTTGTCTTCTCTTGGCGCTGGGCGAAAAATTAAAAAAACACTGA
- a CDS encoding NAD-dependent epimerase/dehydratase family protein: protein MGKTAMLVGATGLVGGILLKRLLADPRYDKIVVVCRKTAWREGGKLIVREGDFSRLEELTADLTVDDVYCALGSTRKKAGSKAAFVNVDYEYPLQLAQLALKKGAKRFLLVSSAGASAKSRFFYLRTKGALEDALAKLSFEMLVIARPSLLLGKRSEFRLGEWLLLRINRFLPLAWRGVEAQQVAVSLIEAANSGRGGCKVITAAQLRRIETR from the coding sequence ATGGGTAAAACGGCTATGCTAGTCGGAGCGACCGGTTTGGTCGGTGGAATCTTATTGAAACGGCTCTTGGCGGATCCACGCTACGATAAGATCGTGGTCGTTTGCCGCAAAACGGCTTGGCGCGAAGGCGGAAAGCTTATTGTGCGTGAAGGCGATTTTTCCCGTTTGGAAGAATTGACCGCCGACCTGACGGTTGATGACGTGTATTGCGCGCTAGGCAGCACGCGCAAAAAAGCCGGCTCAAAGGCGGCTTTTGTTAATGTGGATTATGAATATCCGCTCCAATTGGCGCAGCTTGCGCTGAAAAAAGGTGCAAAACGGTTTCTGCTGGTGAGTTCGGCCGGCGCTTCGGCAAAATCCCGCTTTTTCTATTTGAGGACAAAAGGGGCGCTTGAAGATGCGCTGGCAAAACTGTCTTTTGAGATGTTGGTCATCGCGCGACCGTCGCTGCTGCTCGGAAAAAGAAGTGAGTTCAGGCTGGGCGAGTGGTTGCTGCTTCGAATCAATCGCTTTCTGCCGCTGGCATGGAGAGGCGTAGAAGCGCAACAGGTGGCAGTTTCTTTGATTGAGGCTGCCAACAGCGGACGCGGTGGCTGCAAAGTGATAACGGCGGCGCAATTGCGGCGTATAGAGACCCGATAG
- a CDS encoding aminotransferase class I/II-fold pyridoxal phosphate-dependent enzyme: MFQEAERMKGLGSAVFSQVAQMQKAAQAAGQDVIQLSIGSPDLLPADHVVAALRQSAGNADSYGYTLTKGRPDFLNAVADWYREHHAVTLEAESEVHSLIGSQEGLSHIGLCLVNPGDVVLVPDPGYPIYCAGPLMAGAQLEFMPLRAENGYLPDLAALTPAVLNRTKMMILNYPNNPLAAVASRSFFQEVVALAAKYGFVVCHDFAYSELVFDGYRPESFLAIPGAKEVGVEFNSLSKTYNLCGCRVGYVVGNAQVIGLLSRLKSNFDYGVFAPLQAAAVAALTGSQAHVRATADTYQRRRDVVVDGLNRIGWQLDKPKASMYVWAPVPSGQSSLEFTADLLKHTGVAVIPGSAFGRCGEGFVRFALVQPEARLAEGVERIRQWLGK, translated from the coding sequence ATGTTTCAGGAAGCGGAACGGATGAAAGGATTAGGCTCTGCGGTATTTTCTCAGGTTGCGCAGATGCAAAAAGCCGCGCAGGCTGCCGGACAGGATGTGATTCAACTCAGCATCGGCAGTCCGGATTTGCTACCGGCGGATCATGTCGTTGCGGCGCTGCGCCAAAGCGCAGGCAATGCGGACAGCTACGGCTATACATTGACGAAGGGGCGGCCTGATTTTTTAAACGCCGTAGCCGACTGGTACCGCGAACATCATGCTGTAACGCTGGAGGCGGAAAGCGAAGTCCATTCGCTGATCGGCTCTCAGGAAGGGCTTTCGCATATCGGTCTTTGTCTGGTCAATCCCGGAGATGTCGTCTTAGTGCCTGATCCGGGGTATCCTATTTATTGCGCAGGCCCATTGATGGCCGGAGCGCAGCTCGAATTCATGCCGCTTCGGGCGGAAAACGGCTATCTACCGGATTTGGCAGCGTTAACGCCAGCGGTACTTAACCGGACCAAAATGATGATCTTAAATTATCCAAACAACCCGTTGGCGGCGGTTGCCAGTCGAAGCTTTTTTCAAGAGGTGGTGGCACTGGCGGCTAAATATGGCTTTGTCGTCTGCCATGATTTTGCCTACAGCGAGCTGGTCTTTGACGGCTATCGACCGGAAAGCTTTTTGGCCATTCCCGGTGCGAAGGAAGTCGGCGTTGAATTCAATTCGTTGTCAAAAACGTATAATCTATGCGGCTGCCGCGTCGGTTATGTCGTCGGCAATGCGCAGGTCATCGGTTTATTGAGCCGCCTAAAATCAAATTTCGATTATGGCGTGTTTGCGCCGTTGCAGGCCGCTGCTGTTGCGGCGTTAACGGGATCGCAGGCGCATGTAAGGGCTACAGCCGACACGTATCAACGGCGGCGCGACGTTGTCGTCGACGGCCTTAACCGGATCGGCTGGCAACTCGACAAACCGAAGGCATCGATGTATGTATGGGCTCCGGTGCCGAGCGGGCAATCGTCGCTTGAGTTTACGGCAGACTTATTGAAACATACCGGCGTGGCTGTCATCCCGGGCAGCGCCTTCGGACGATGCGGCGAAGGTTTTGTGCGTTTTGCGCTTGTCCAACCGGAAGCGCGCTTGGCTGAAGGTGTAGAACGAATTCGGCAATGGCTGGGGAAATAA
- a CDS encoding flagellin, protein MQIGAYTPSYSNYSNALQNQQKAMLRMATGERINKAADDVAALAISEKLRGQISGSNQAERNAQDSISMLNVAEGGMNSSADTMQRMRELSVQAGNGTLTDQDRSMIQQEMNQLGAQLNSNASNTQFNGINTNDGTLSNMTSQVGANAGQTATASIGNTSAAGLGVSFDVSTQAAAATTLDSIDTGMANLSSIRSSVGASVNGLQYSSDIASSSAENLQAAESRYRDADMAKEATLFGASGIGLYANIMALSKTMQQQQGMLSLLA, encoded by the coding sequence ATGCAAATTGGCGCATATACTCCGTCATACTCAAATTACAGCAATGCCTTGCAAAATCAACAAAAAGCCATGTTGCGCATGGCGACAGGTGAACGGATCAATAAGGCGGCGGACGACGTTGCCGCACTGGCGATCTCGGAAAAACTGCGTGGTCAAATTTCGGGTTCGAACCAGGCTGAACGCAATGCACAGGATTCTATCTCGATGTTGAATGTCGCCGAAGGCGGCATGAACAGCAGCGCTGACACGATGCAGCGTATGCGGGAGCTTTCTGTTCAGGCGGGCAATGGAACGCTGACGGATCAGGATCGCTCTATGATTCAGCAGGAAATGAACCAACTGGGCGCGCAGCTGAACAGCAATGCCAGCAATACGCAGTTTAACGGGATCAATACGAATGACGGAACCTTGTCGAATATGACAAGTCAGGTGGGCGCAAATGCCGGACAGACGGCAACCGCTTCGATCGGCAATACCTCAGCCGCCGGATTAGGCGTCAGTTTCGATGTTTCGACACAGGCAGCGGCGGCAACAACGCTGGATTCGATTGACACGGGCATGGCGAACCTGTCGTCGATTCGCAGCAGCGTAGGCGCGTCTGTGAATGGGCTGCAGTATAGCAGTGACATAGCCTCTTCTTCGGCAGAAAACCTTCAGGCGGCAGAATCGCGTTACCGCGATGCGGACATGGCGAAAGAGGCGACGCTTTTTGGCGCTTCAGGCATAGGTCTGTACGCCAACATCATGGCGCTTTCCAAGACTATGCAGCAACAACAGGGAATGCTGTCGCTGCTGGCATAA
- a CDS encoding FHA domain-containing protein — protein sequence MSKEASFIVIKGEPYEAGTRLAILGDAWIIGRSSGSVQPDLGFSNYFVSRRHLQLHYREARHWLQDLGSKHGTLINGQTIREHEDIALKDGDIVSMALGNVVLRYLASNQFEQTMEIAEHRLLEHTGFVIEKERRQCIINGKVSPMLGKEWDLLLLLYQHANGVVGYEDIKRVVWAERVSDAAGVPDVELSEINTLVYRLRKKLQDKGSLIKAIPRTGYMLEVE from the coding sequence GTGTCGAAAGAAGCTAGCTTTATCGTAATAAAAGGCGAGCCATATGAAGCGGGAACGCGATTGGCTATTTTAGGCGATGCGTGGATCATCGGGCGCTCCAGCGGTTCTGTTCAGCCTGATTTGGGATTCAGCAACTATTTCGTTTCCCGGCGTCATTTGCAGTTGCATTATCGCGAGGCAAGACACTGGTTGCAGGATTTGGGCAGCAAGCACGGGACGTTGATCAATGGACAGACGATACGGGAACACGAAGACATCGCTCTCAAGGATGGCGATATTGTCAGCATGGCTTTGGGGAATGTAGTGCTGCGCTATCTGGCATCGAATCAGTTTGAACAAACGATGGAGATTGCCGAGCATCGCTTGTTGGAACATACCGGCTTTGTGATTGAAAAAGAGCGGCGTCAATGCATCATAAACGGCAAGGTTTCGCCGATGCTGGGCAAAGAGTGGGACCTGCTGCTGCTCTTATACCAGCATGCCAATGGCGTAGTCGGTTATGAAGACATCAAGCGAGTGGTCTGGGCGGAACGTGTTTCTGATGCTGCCGGTGTTCCGGATGTGGAATTGAGTGAGATCAACACACTGGTATACCGCCTGCGAAAAAAACTGCAGGATAAAGGTTCATTGATCAAGGCGATCCCACGTACCGGGTACATGCTGGAAGTGGAATAA
- a CDS encoding MBL fold metallo-hydrolase: MKLNLFRHATMLLTLGERKILLDPMLALAETMPPVENSPLPRANPLVEFPKRAMLDEAEAILITHCHRDHFDQAAIDELPKTLPVFCQPEDERRLLESGFSQVTPLFDEVQWNGIRLSRTGGRHGYGATANAMGPVSGYVLEAQGEAKLYITGDTVWCQEVEAALLKHKPEIIIAYCGGARFLNDKPITMDENDIRVLLKASKADVVAVHMEAFNHCLLTRQALRSLIPDARLKIPLDGEELIF, from the coding sequence ATGAAACTGAATTTATTCCGTCATGCAACGATGCTTTTGACGCTGGGAGAACGAAAAATTTTGCTGGATCCGATGCTGGCGCTGGCTGAGACAATGCCGCCCGTAGAAAATTCGCCATTGCCGCGCGCAAATCCTCTCGTGGAATTTCCAAAGCGCGCGATGCTTGATGAGGCGGAAGCGATCCTGATCACGCATTGTCACCGTGATCATTTTGATCAGGCGGCGATTGATGAACTGCCGAAAACGTTGCCGGTCTTCTGTCAGCCGGAGGATGAACGGCGCCTTTTGGAAAGCGGGTTTTCGCAGGTGACTCCGCTGTTCGACGAGGTGCAGTGGAATGGGATTCGCTTATCGCGTACCGGCGGGCGGCACGGTTACGGGGCGACTGCGAATGCGATGGGACCAGTATCGGGCTATGTGCTCGAAGCGCAAGGGGAAGCGAAGCTCTACATTACCGGCGACACGGTCTGGTGTCAGGAGGTCGAAGCCGCTCTTTTGAAGCATAAACCGGAAATCATCATTGCCTATTGCGGCGGCGCGAGATTTCTAAACGACAAGCCGATCACCATGGATGAAAACGATATCAGGGTATTGCTGAAGGCTTCAAAGGCCGATGTCGTAGCCGTGCATATGGAAGCGTTCAACCATTGCCTACTGACGCGGCAAGCGCTGCGCAGCTTGATTCCGGACGCGCGGCTGAAAATACCGCTGGATGGCGAAGAACTGATTTTTTGA
- a CDS encoding Lrp/AsnC family transcriptional regulator, which translates to MFLDQTDKQILSALRQNSRLQWKELGEKVHLTGQAAADRVRRLEDAAILKAYTITVDEEKLGNRTQALIHVFLNNDCHPAFQNFIRKRDEIRAAHRISGHGCYILEVILADSAALNALLDDLLPYGNYQLNLSIQQIK; encoded by the coding sequence ATGTTCCTTGATCAGACCGACAAACAAATTTTATCCGCCTTAAGGCAAAACAGCCGTTTACAATGGAAAGAGCTTGGCGAAAAAGTTCATCTTACCGGACAGGCGGCCGCCGATCGCGTCCGCCGCTTGGAAGACGCCGCCATTTTAAAAGCCTATACCATCACCGTCGACGAAGAAAAACTGGGCAACCGGACTCAGGCATTGATCCATGTCTTTCTCAACAACGACTGCCATCCCGCCTTTCAAAACTTCATCCGCAAGCGCGATGAAATCCGCGCCGCGCATCGCATCAGCGGACATGGCTGTTATATCCTTGAAGTCATCCTCGCCGACAGCGCAGCGCTGAACGCACTGCTCGACGACTTGCTGCCGTACGGCAACTACCAATTGAATCTTTCAATCCAACAAATAAAATGA
- a CDS encoding ribonuclease H family protein: MNKKGKFYAVRTGRLPGIYTSWAQCEAQVKGYPNAAFKSFPTQEEAKAYVAGDFGAGVLAEEPCDAASERGRIDIYVDGSYRAGRYSWGYAVYSKGELLHCDKGLGMDEEAAAIRNVAGELAATVQAVEWALREGLERVYIHHDYSGISAWAEGSWQAKNKFTQAYARFMRKQSSLVRFVKVAGHTGVAGNEMADQLAKAALDERESDK, from the coding sequence ATGAACAAAAAGGGTAAATTTTATGCGGTCAGAACCGGGCGATTGCCTGGTATTTACACGAGCTGGGCGCAATGCGAGGCGCAGGTGAAAGGATATCCGAATGCGGCGTTCAAAAGCTTTCCGACGCAGGAAGAGGCGAAGGCGTATGTGGCCGGTGATTTTGGCGCCGGTGTCTTGGCGGAGGAACCGTGCGACGCTGCATCAGAGCGAGGGCGGATCGACATTTATGTCGACGGCAGTTACCGGGCCGGTCGTTATAGCTGGGGCTACGCCGTATACTCAAAAGGAGAGCTGCTTCACTGCGACAAAGGACTCGGCATGGATGAGGAAGCGGCTGCTATCCGCAATGTGGCCGGTGAGTTGGCCGCGACGGTGCAGGCGGTCGAATGGGCGTTGAGAGAAGGCTTGGAACGCGTGTATATTCACCATGACTATTCAGGGATTTCCGCCTGGGCAGAAGGGTCTTGGCAGGCTAAAAACAAATTTACTCAAGCGTATGCGCGCTTTATGCGCAAGCAGAGCTCGCTGGTCCGTTTCGTAAAGGTGGCCGGACATACCGGAGTTGCAGGAAATGAAATGGCCGATCAATTGGCGAAAGCGGCACTGGATGAAAGGGAAAGCGACAAATAA